A window of the Arcobacter sp. F155 genome harbors these coding sequences:
- a CDS encoding YbgC/FadM family acyl-CoA thioesterase — MKIRVYYEDTDIGGVVYYANYLKFCERARSNIFFERGLSPHNGDEFFVVKKVEADYIKSATFADELEVTSKVVSQKSASLEIFHEIFRGEELLFTAKVKLAYLKNYKPTKIPKETLELFSSFK, encoded by the coding sequence ATGAAAATAAGAGTCTATTATGAAGACACAGACATTGGTGGTGTAGTTTACTATGCAAATTATTTAAAGTTTTGTGAAAGAGCAAGAAGCAATATCTTTTTTGAAAGAGGATTATCTCCACACAATGGCGATGAATTTTTTGTAGTAAAAAAAGTAGAAGCAGACTATATCAAATCCGCAACTTTTGCAGACGAGTTAGAAGTAACATCAAAGGTAGTTTCTCAAAAGAGTGCTTCTTTAGAAATTTTCCATGAGATATTTAGAGGTGAGGAGCTTTTATTTACAGCTAAAGTAAAACTTGCATACCTAAAAAACTACAAACCAACAAAAATACCAAAAGAGACTTTAGAACTTTTCTCATCATTTAAATAG
- a CDS encoding M48 family metallopeptidase produces MLEIFVIGYCLYFFFTIYTSFMQIGYVKKAKSLEPIILDNAKYVEAANYSIEKEKLAIVSSFYSFILFIFWIGFGLSTLDSVITTDSYWLKAIIFVDLFIIINWALGLPFDLYSTFKLDKKYGFSNMTPALFIKDTIKTGVLFLVFGSAVIAGISWIISTFETWWIWGFAFIFAVIILINMLYPVIRDKMFDKFESLKDKELEAKIENLLDQVGFKSSGVFSVDASKRDNRLNAYFGGLGSTKRVVLFDTLVEKLSHDELLAVLGHELGHFKNGDILKNIGIMGVVMFVFFAIFGNLSEEMFLGLSINNEPYAIIALFLIFSPILSFFLMPLISLISRHNEYAADEFGSNLQSKKDLVSALLKLANENKSFPLSHPLYIFFYYSHPPLVERFKELGYDVHENSEEALKDSVFNK; encoded by the coding sequence GTGTTAGAGATTTTTGTTATAGGTTATTGTCTATACTTCTTCTTTACAATCTATACTTCATTTATGCAAATAGGGTATGTAAAGAAAGCTAAATCATTAGAACCAATTATTTTAGACAATGCAAAGTACGTTGAGGCTGCAAACTATTCAATAGAAAAAGAGAAGTTAGCTATTGTTTCTTCTTTTTATAGTTTTATTCTATTTATTTTTTGGATTGGCTTTGGTCTTTCTACTTTAGATTCAGTTATTACTACAGACTCTTACTGGCTAAAAGCGATTATTTTTGTTGACTTATTTATCATTATCAATTGGGCTTTAGGCTTACCTTTTGATTTATATTCAACTTTTAAACTAGATAAAAAATATGGTTTCTCAAACATGACACCAGCACTATTTATAAAAGATACTATCAAAACAGGAGTTTTATTCTTAGTATTTGGTTCAGCTGTTATTGCAGGTATTTCTTGGATTATTAGTACTTTTGAGACTTGGTGGATTTGGGGATTTGCATTTATTTTTGCTGTTATTATTCTTATAAATATGCTTTATCCAGTTATTAGAGATAAGATGTTTGATAAGTTTGAGTCTTTAAAAGATAAAGAGTTAGAAGCAAAGATTGAAAATCTTTTAGACCAAGTAGGTTTCAAAAGTTCAGGTGTATTTTCTGTAGATGCTAGTAAAAGAGACAACAGACTAAATGCATATTTTGGAGGATTAGGAAGTACAAAAAGAGTTGTACTATTTGATACTTTAGTTGAGAAGCTAAGCCATGATGAACTATTGGCAGTTTTAGGACACGAATTAGGACATTTTAAAAATGGTGATATTTTAAAAAACATTGGTATCATGGGTGTTGTTATGTTTGTATTCTTTGCTATCTTTGGAAACTTAAGTGAAGAGATGTTTTTAGGACTGTCTATTAACAACGAGCCATATGCGATTATTGCTCTGTTTTTAATATTCTCTCCTATTTTATCTTTCTTCTTAATGCCTTTAATCTCTTTAATCAGTAGACACAATGAGTATGCAGCAGATGAGTTTGGTTCAAACTTACAAAGTAAGAAAGATTTAGTAAGTGCTTTATTAAAATTAGCAAATGAAAACAAATCATTTCCACTTTCTCATCCATTATATATCTTCTTTTACTATTCTCATCCACCATTAGTGGAGAGATTTAAAGAGTTAGGTTATGATGTACATGAAAATAGCGAAGAAGCTTTAAAAGATAGCGTATTTAATAAGTAG
- the rmuC gene encoding DNA recombination protein RmuC, which translates to MENLILIASSTFVAGLLIASLVVWFISKQKINLATRELELVKGSYENIIVSLKDNIKNLEESVKNQERSFQEKVTLERKSYETKIEALEDLIEDKKEQYENEFKIKEENLKEKIELLETSKDRLKVEFENLANKLFEENNKKSSSNLNQLLTPFKDQLNSFGKRVNDIHNEETKQRVNLLSEIKNLKELNNQISQDALNLTKALKGENKTQGDWGELILSKILEQTGLREGIEYSTQGSYTDENGKRLRPDVIVHLPQNKDIVIDSKVSLTSYVNYTESETDEQRENATKELIKSLYAHIKGLGAKSYENIDEVKTLDFVILFIPIEGAFMLAASKDNNLFKTAFENNIILVSPSTLFATLRTIENIWRYEHQNENALLISKKAADLYDKFASFVTDIENIGTHLGRTQKSYDEAMKKLSLGRGNLLRRSEEFIELGVKAKKKIDTQKLLGE; encoded by the coding sequence ATGGAAAATCTAATCTTAATCGCAAGTTCGACTTTTGTAGCAGGTTTACTAATAGCTTCTTTAGTAGTGTGGTTTATTTCAAAACAGAAAATAAACCTTGCTACTAGGGAGTTAGAGTTAGTAAAAGGTTCTTATGAAAATATTATTGTAAGTTTAAAAGATAATATCAAAAACCTTGAAGAATCAGTTAAAAATCAAGAAAGAAGTTTCCAAGAAAAAGTTACTCTTGAAAGAAAATCTTACGAAACTAAGATTGAAGCTTTAGAGGATTTAATTGAAGACAAAAAAGAACAGTACGAAAATGAGTTTAAAATCAAAGAAGAAAATCTAAAAGAAAAAATAGAGCTTTTAGAAACTTCAAAAGATAGATTAAAAGTAGAGTTTGAAAACTTAGCAAATAAACTTTTTGAAGAAAACAATAAAAAATCTTCAAGCAACTTAAATCAACTTCTTACTCCTTTTAAAGATCAGTTAAATAGTTTTGGAAAAAGAGTAAATGATATTCATAACGAAGAGACAAAACAAAGAGTAAATCTTCTTTCTGAGATTAAAAACCTAAAAGAGCTAAACAATCAAATCTCACAAGATGCTTTAAATCTTACAAAAGCCCTTAAAGGTGAAAACAAAACTCAAGGTGACTGGGGAGAGCTTATTTTATCTAAGATTTTAGAGCAAACAGGTCTTAGAGAAGGTATTGAGTACTCAACTCAAGGCTCATACACAGATGAAAATGGAAAAAGACTAAGACCAGACGTTATTGTTCATCTTCCTCAAAACAAAGATATTGTTATTGATTCAAAGGTTTCATTAACTTCATATGTAAACTATACAGAGTCTGAAACTGATGAGCAAAGAGAAAATGCAACAAAAGAGCTTATAAAATCACTTTATGCTCATATCAAAGGTCTTGGTGCAAAAAGTTATGAAAATATAGATGAAGTAAAGACTTTAGATTTTGTTATTCTATTTATTCCTATTGAAGGAGCATTTATGCTTGCAGCTTCAAAGGATAACAACCTATTTAAAACAGCATTTGAAAACAATATTATACTTGTATCACCTTCAACTTTATTTGCGACACTTAGAACTATAGAGAATATTTGGAGATATGAACACCAAAATGAAAATGCTCTTCTTATCTCTAAAAAAGCAGCTGACCTTTATGACAAGTTTGCAAGTTTTGTAACTGATATTGAAAATATTGGTACTCACTTAGGTAGAACTCAAAAATCATATGATGAAGCTATGAAAAAGCTAAGTTTAGGAAGAGGAAATCTTTTAAGACGAAGTGAAGAGTTTATTGAACTAGGTGTAAAAGCTAAAAAGAAGATAGACACCCAAAAACTATTGGGTGAATAA
- a CDS encoding DMT family transporter, whose translation MNKNLFYLLILLSMIFWGSSWINTKVLTLYVNQYEIVFLRVFLSGVFMLPLLLFLKVNFRIDFKTIILVLLASSVMIFYSISLFFGVNYGTAGLGGALVTTLIPINTFVILALLHKKTISVKHSFALILGAFGVLTMLNIWYFDLNQIFSQHNIYFLIASVLWPILTIITARATNTTPLIFNFYIYVCCSVISAFAVDFNHLARVVEYDYIFWINILCLTALSSAFATTTYFIGSEKLGVNKVSSFVFLVPSSALALSAIFLDEKIDFNTLLGTVCAVVAIYILNDIKLRRLFTQ comes from the coding sequence ATGAATAAAAACCTTTTTTATCTATTAATACTTTTATCCATGATATTTTGGGGTTCATCATGGATAAATACTAAAGTTTTAACACTTTATGTAAACCAATATGAAATTGTATTTTTAAGAGTATTTCTTTCTGGGGTATTTATGCTTCCCCTACTTCTATTTTTGAAAGTAAATTTTAGAATTGATTTTAAAACAATTATTTTAGTACTTTTAGCTTCTTCTGTAATGATATTTTATTCTATCTCTTTATTTTTTGGAGTAAACTATGGAACAGCAGGATTAGGTGGAGCATTAGTAACTACACTAATTCCAATAAATACTTTTGTAATCCTAGCACTGCTTCATAAGAAAACTATCTCTGTAAAACACTCATTTGCTCTTATCTTAGGAGCATTTGGTGTTTTAACTATGCTAAATATTTGGTACTTTGATTTAAACCAAATATTCTCACAACATAATATATACTTTCTTATAGCATCTGTTCTTTGGCCTATACTTACAATTATAACAGCAAGAGCTACTAATACAACTCCACTAATCTTTAACTTCTATATATATGTATGTTGTAGTGTTATTAGTGCCTTTGCAGTTGATTTTAATCATTTAGCTAGAGTTGTGGAGTATGATTATATCTTCTGGATAAATATCCTATGTCTTACAGCTTTAAGTAGTGCCTTTGCTACAACTACATATTTTATTGGTTCTGAAAAATTAGGAGTAAATAAAGTAAGCTCTTTTGTGTTTTTAGTTCCAAGTTCAGCTTTAGCATTAAGTGCTATTTTCTTAGATGAAAAAATAGATTTTAATACCCTACTTGGAACTGTTTGTGCAGTAGTTGCTATTTATATATTAAATGATATAAAACTAAGAAGATTATTCACCCAATAG
- a CDS encoding DMT family transporter has protein sequence MISTQRVYILLALCVLFWSGNFIVGRYVNESIEAIELSFFRWFFTLIFLLPSLFFINIQRIKQAIKENFKILIVLSFLGITLFNTIVYLALNTTTATNALLINSITPILILILSYFILKAKITKLQTTGIILSTVGVIFLVLKGDFSNLLYIVLQEGDLLILISSLTWATYSVLLKFKPKGLTHLELFVTLVFIGFILILPFYFYQGYTIEREVTLLKEQWHIFLYVSIFPSILSFYFWHIGVDTISASKTGQFAHLMPIFGSILAFIFLGEKLATYHIAGAVMIALGIYLSLFLKTNRIKSPNE, from the coding sequence ATGATAAGCACACAACGGGTCTATATCTTATTAGCACTGTGTGTGCTTTTTTGGTCTGGTAACTTTATTGTAGGAAGATATGTAAATGAATCAATAGAAGCTATTGAATTATCTTTTTTTAGATGGTTCTTTACATTAATCTTTTTACTACCTTCTTTATTCTTTATAAATATACAAAGAATTAAACAAGCTATAAAAGAAAATTTCAAAATACTTATAGTACTTTCTTTTTTAGGTATTACTTTATTTAATACTATTGTTTATCTTGCATTAAATACTACAACAGCAACTAATGCACTTCTTATAAACTCGATTACACCTATTTTAATACTTATATTGTCTTACTTTATATTAAAAGCAAAGATTACAAAGCTTCAAACAACAGGAATTATACTTTCTACAGTTGGGGTTATATTTTTAGTATTAAAAGGTGATTTTTCTAATCTATTATATATTGTATTACAAGAAGGTGATTTATTGATATTAATTAGTTCATTAACTTGGGCTACTTATTCTGTACTTTTAAAGTTTAAGCCAAAAGGGTTAACACACTTAGAACTTTTTGTAACTTTAGTATTTATAGGATTTATTCTTATTCTTCCTTTTTATTTTTATCAAGGATATACTATTGAAAGAGAAGTTACGTTATTGAAAGAGCAATGGCACATCTTTTTATATGTATCAATTTTTCCATCAATTTTATCTTTTTATTTTTGGCATATTGGAGTTGATACGATAAGTGCTTCAAAAACTGGACAGTTTGCACATCTTATGCCAATATTTGGTTCTATCTTAGCTTTTATCTTTTTAGGAGAGAAGTTAGCTACATATCATATAGCAGGTGCAGTTATGATTGCTCTTGGTATTTATCTAAGTCTATTTTTAAAAACAAATAGAATTAAGTCACCAAATGAATAA
- a CDS encoding molybdopterin molybdotransferase MoeA — MRNFINYDESLSILSSIDFKGRTKEKLFLTNSIGRTLATDIIANEHSPKYKTSGMDGYAIIANDQNLKKLTIIDKNPAGEVVESSVTSGVCIKTFTGSLMPEGSDTLIPIENVTVEGNEIIINKEVPFKFAVRDIGENYKKDEVLIKKGTKIGFAEIGVLASLNISQVEVYAKPIVAIASTGSEILDLGEEQTNDAQIRSSNHLTVEALAKTAGAQTIQMGVVKDDMDSITELLESALEKADIVVTTGGVSVGDYDFVQDVVKEKLGAEVLFHGVKIKPGMHILVAKKDKKLVISLPGFAYSSTVCAILYLLPMIYKFENSQKELPIVKAEITQDFPHKMPKTIFTACNVFYEDEKYKINFDGKKQGTSAILTNMLGSPALLIQKEDGKDLKQGNTVDILLLNELN, encoded by the coding sequence ATGAGAAATTTTATTAATTATGACGAGTCTTTAAGCATCCTATCTAGTATAGATTTTAAAGGTAGAACTAAGGAAAAGCTTTTTTTAACGAATTCTATCGGAAGAACGCTAGCTACGGACATTATAGCGAATGAGCATTCACCAAAATACAAAACTTCAGGTATGGATGGTTATGCGATTATTGCAAATGACCAAAACCTAAAAAAATTAACTATTATAGATAAAAATCCAGCTGGAGAAGTAGTAGAATCTTCTGTGACATCTGGAGTATGTATTAAGACATTTACTGGCTCACTTATGCCTGAAGGAAGTGATACTTTAATACCGATTGAAAACGTGACAGTAGAAGGTAATGAAATTATTATTAATAAGGAAGTACCTTTTAAATTTGCAGTTAGAGATATTGGAGAGAATTATAAGAAAGATGAAGTCCTTATTAAAAAAGGAACAAAAATCGGTTTTGCTGAAATTGGTGTTTTAGCATCATTAAATATATCACAAGTAGAAGTATATGCTAAACCTATAGTTGCAATTGCAAGTACAGGAAGTGAAATTCTTGATTTAGGAGAAGAACAAACTAATGATGCACAAATAAGAAGTTCAAATCATCTTACTGTAGAAGCCTTAGCTAAAACAGCAGGAGCTCAAACAATTCAAATGGGTGTTGTAAAAGATGATATGGATTCAATTACAGAATTACTAGAGTCTGCTTTAGAAAAAGCTGATATTGTTGTAACTACTGGTGGAGTATCTGTTGGTGATTATGATTTTGTTCAAGATGTAGTAAAAGAGAAGCTTGGAGCAGAAGTATTATTTCATGGTGTTAAAATTAAACCTGGTATGCATATTTTAGTTGCAAAGAAAGATAAGAAGTTAGTTATCTCTTTACCTGGTTTTGCTTACTCTTCTACTGTATGTGCTATTTTATATCTTTTACCTATGATATATAAGTTTGAGAACTCTCAAAAAGAGCTTCCTATTGTAAAAGCAGAAATAACTCAAGACTTCCCACATAAAATGCCAAAAACTATATTTACTGCTTGTAATGTATTTTATGAAGATGAGAAGTATAAAATTAACTTTGATGGTAAAAAACAAGGTACAAGTGCTATTTTGACAAATATGCTAGGTTCTCCTGCTCTTTTAATCCAAAAAGAAGATGGAAAAGATTTAAAACAAGGTAACACTGTAGATATATTATTATTAAATGAGTTAAACTAA
- the soxC gene encoding sulfite dehydrogenase, whose product MTKSSKNSEKSLEKVSEKKLSRRDFFRKTAVYSAGAIAAANVLSPVKLKADDTAIVNEAEWGTKLGDMVTKNLYGVPSPYEHNVIRRTTDLLSSGDMYASVSMCPIHELQGIITPNGLFFTRNHGGTAHVDPEKFRLMIHGKVKKEVVLTLDELKKYPSESRIHFIECPANGSTGWRGPQFNNLQFMKGMMSSAEWTGVMLKTVLEDIGLEDDAVWMLAEGSDNAGNPRTIPVEKALDDAMLVWAQNGEALRPEQGYPLRLLVPGWEGNLNTKWLKRLEFSDKPWHAKEETSKYTMLQKNGKAIRYFWPNEVNSVITSPCPEKPWTNLKKGDMIEIEGLAWSGHGTIKNVDISFDGGDNWVEANLKGLVLPKSWTRFSYIMKWEGKPLLLSSRAVDDTGNVQPTIDQETSAVGVESVYHRNAIVTWEVKANGEVNNVHIRKHNA is encoded by the coding sequence ATGACGAAGTCAAGTAAAAATTCTGAAAAATCACTTGAAAAAGTTTCTGAAAAGAAACTAAGCAGAAGAGATTTTTTTAGAAAAACTGCAGTTTATTCAGCTGGTGCAATAGCTGCGGCGAATGTTTTGTCTCCCGTAAAGCTTAAAGCTGATGATACAGCTATTGTAAATGAAGCTGAATGGGGAACAAAGCTTGGTGATATGGTTACTAAAAACTTATATGGAGTACCTTCACCTTATGAACACAACGTTATTAGAAGAACAACAGACCTTTTATCTTCAGGTGATATGTATGCTTCTGTTTCAATGTGTCCTATTCATGAGTTACAAGGTATTATAACTCCAAATGGTCTATTCTTTACTAGAAATCACGGTGGTACAGCTCATGTTGACCCTGAGAAATTTAGACTTATGATTCATGGAAAAGTTAAAAAAGAAGTTGTTTTAACTTTAGATGAATTAAAAAAATATCCAAGTGAAAGTAGAATTCACTTCATTGAGTGTCCTGCAAATGGTTCAACTGGATGGAGAGGACCTCAATTTAATAATCTTCAATTTATGAAGGGTATGATGAGTTCTGCTGAATGGACAGGAGTAATGCTTAAAACTGTACTTGAAGATATCGGTCTTGAAGATGATGCAGTATGGATGCTAGCAGAAGGTAGTGATAATGCTGGAAATCCAAGAACTATTCCTGTTGAAAAAGCTTTAGACGATGCTATGTTAGTTTGGGCTCAAAATGGTGAAGCTCTTAGACCTGAACAAGGTTATCCTTTAAGACTTCTTGTTCCAGGTTGGGAAGGAAACTTAAATACTAAATGGTTAAAAAGATTAGAGTTCTCTGACAAACCATGGCATGCAAAAGAAGAAACTTCTAAATATACTATGCTTCAAAAGAATGGTAAGGCAATCAGATATTTCTGGCCGAATGAAGTTAACTCTGTGATTACATCTCCATGTCCAGAAAAACCTTGGACAAATCTTAAAAAAGGTGACATGATTGAAATCGAAGGTCTTGCTTGGTCAGGGCACGGTACAATCAAAAATGTTGATATCTCTTTTGATGGTGGAGACAATTGGGTAGAAGCTAACCTTAAAGGCTTAGTATTACCAAAATCATGGACTAGATTCTCTTATATTATGAAATGGGAAGGTAAACCTTTATTACTTTCTAGTAGAGCTGTAGATGATACAGGTAACGTTCAACCAACAATTGATCAAGAAACTTCAGCAGTTGGTGTTGAATCTGTTTATCACAGAAATGCAATTGTAACTTGGGAAGTTAAAGCAAATGGGGAGGTTAATAATGTTCACATTAGAAAACACAATGCTTAA
- a CDS encoding c-type cytochrome, whose amino-acid sequence MFTLENTMLKKSLLAASVVTVGLLISGCTSSGDLERAVDGAVKYEVKDGKYTQYHVNTQGIKKFNFGREATPTEIAAWDKDAMPDGTGLPKYDMKHGKVVLDEDGNPKKAEGSVEWGNELYDSQCAMCHGEFGIGGKGYPALSAGSASTETLTNQLLNPADKEPGMEPPTKVIGTYWPYASTLFWYIQDAMPFPHPKSLSNSETYALVGYLLMENGVEIDGEELDEEYVLDREKFLKIKMPNEDGFYPKVDTPEDPKQGVRNMKAYLSNPKNYGTGERCMTDCVKGEVPVLRIKNELNDFNPPASTERSWKVQSSDSAANSKAASTYETYCAACHANEAIGAPVLGDKEAWSAIAAKGMDVVYANAINGINAMPPKGGAMDISDEEFKEVVDYMINSSK is encoded by the coding sequence ATGTTCACATTAGAAAACACAATGCTTAAGAAATCTTTATTAGCTGCAAGCGTTGTAACAGTAGGTTTATTAATCTCAGGTTGTACTTCAAGCGGAGACCTTGAAAGAGCAGTTGACGGTGCAGTAAAATATGAAGTAAAAGATGGTAAATACACACAATACCATGTAAATACTCAAGGTATTAAAAAGTTTAACTTTGGTAGAGAAGCTACTCCTACTGAAATTGCAGCTTGGGATAAAGATGCAATGCCAGATGGTACTGGACTACCAAAATATGATATGAAACATGGAAAAGTTGTTTTAGATGAAGATGGAAACCCTAAAAAAGCAGAAGGTTCTGTAGAGTGGGGTAACGAACTTTATGATTCACAATGTGCTATGTGTCATGGAGAGTTTGGAATTGGTGGAAAAGGTTACCCTGCATTATCAGCAGGTAGTGCTTCTACAGAAACATTAACTAATCAGTTATTAAATCCAGCAGATAAAGAGCCTGGAATGGAACCTCCAACAAAAGTAATTGGAACATATTGGCCATATGCAAGTACACTTTTCTGGTATATTCAAGATGCTATGCCTTTCCCTCATCCAAAATCATTATCAAATAGTGAAACATATGCTTTAGTTGGATATTTACTAATGGAAAATGGTGTTGAAATTGATGGTGAAGAGCTAGATGAAGAGTATGTTCTTGACAGAGAAAAATTCTTAAAAATCAAGATGCCAAATGAAGATGGATTCTATCCAAAAGTTGATACACCTGAAGATCCTAAGCAAGGTGTAAGAAACATGAAAGCATACTTAAGTAACCCTAAAAATTATGGTACGGGTGAAAGATGTATGACAGATTGTGTTAAGGGTGAAGTGCCTGTTCTTAGAATTAAGAACGAGTTAAATGACTTTAATCCTCCAGCTTCTACAGAAAGATCATGGAAGGTTCAAAGCTCAGATTCAGCTGCAAACTCAAAAGCTGCAAGTACATATGAAACATATTGTGCTGCTTGTCACGCAAATGAAGCAATAGGTGCTCCAGTGTTAGGTGATAAAGAGGCTTGGTCTGCTATTGCTGCTAAAGGAATGGATGTAGTTTATGCTAATGCAATAAATGGTATAAATGCAATGCCTCCTAAAGGTGGAGCAATGGATATTTCAGATGAAGAGTTTAAGGAAGTAGTTGATTATATGATTAACTCTAGTAAATAA
- the soxX gene encoding sulfur oxidation c-type cytochrome SoxX, with protein MKLIKKLLVASAICGLSFSSSFADAELVKKGEKVFNTKNLGNCLACHAVNGKAIDGPGSMGPELSGLQYWPEDTLYDIVYNIYEAKGITNTSMPAFGKAGWLSDDQIKAVVAYLKTIK; from the coding sequence ATGAAATTAATCAAAAAGTTACTTGTAGCTTCGGCTATTTGTGGATTATCTTTTTCTAGTTCTTTTGCAGATGCAGAACTAGTAAAAAAAGGTGAGAAAGTTTTTAATACTAAAAATTTAGGTAATTGTTTAGCATGTCATGCTGTAAATGGAAAAGCTATTGATGGACCAGGAAGTATGGGACCAGAATTAAGTGGTTTACAGTATTGGCCAGAAGATACACTTTATGATATTGTTTACAATATTTATGAAGCTAAAGGTATTACAAATACATCAATGCCAGCATTTGGTAAAGCTGGTTGGTTAAGTGATGATCAAATCAAAGCTGTAGTAGCTTATTTAAAAACAATTAAATAA
- the soxY gene encoding thiosulfate oxidation carrier protein SoxY, whose amino-acid sequence MINRRNFLGLGLGALAVSMAPSTLSAIDFRKDKPKAWTATKVDAAIQEIFGTTKMTKGKVKLKAPDIAENGAVIPVTVSSKLAGSKVAILQDANPETLVAVFTVPEGGIIDYSVRIKMAKTGNVTAIVEENGKLYSDAKEVKVTIGGCGG is encoded by the coding sequence ATGATAAATAGAAGAAATTTTTTAGGTTTAGGTTTAGGTGCATTAGCAGTATCAATGGCTCCTTCTACGTTAAGTGCTATTGATTTTAGAAAAGATAAGCCAAAGGCTTGGACTGCAACTAAAGTAGATGCAGCAATCCAAGAAATCTTTGGAACTACTAAAATGACTAAAGGTAAAGTTAAATTAAAAGCTCCAGATATCGCTGAAAATGGTGCAGTTATTCCTGTAACAGTTTCATCTAAATTAGCTGGTTCAAAAGTAGCAATTCTACAAGATGCTAACCCAGAAACTTTAGTTGCTGTATTTACAGTACCAGAAGGTGGAATCATTGACTATTCTGTAAGAATCAAAATGGCTAAAACTGGTAACGTAACAGCAATCGTTGAAGAGAATGGAAAATTATATTCTGATGCTAAAGAAGTTAAAGTAACAATTGGTGGTTGTGGTGGTTGA
- the soxZ gene encoding thiosulfate oxidation carrier complex protein SoxZ, producing MAKKTRIKAKLKKGVVTVKALANHANLSYQEAERAKKEANFITYVVAKVNDKIVYEVSTSQFLSKNPYMKFKFNADAVGAKKGDKLVFTWVDLKGNTREDSKKIK from the coding sequence ATGGCTAAAAAAACTAGAATCAAAGCTAAATTAAAAAAAGGTGTAGTAACTGTTAAAGCTCTTGCTAACCACGCAAACCTAAGTTACCAAGAAGCAGAGAGAGCAAAAAAAGAAGCTAACTTCATTACATATGTAGTAGCAAAAGTTAACGATAAAATTGTTTATGAAGTATCAACAAGTCAATTCTTATCAAAAAACCCTTATATGAAATTTAAATTCAATGCAGATGCAGTTGGAGCTAAAAAAGGTGATAAATTAGTGTTTACTTGGGTTGACCTAAAAGGTAACACAAGAGAAGATTCAAAGAAAATTAAATAA